The sequence TCTTATATTGATGTTCAAGGTCAAGATGATAACAGCTATTACGCTGCAATTATAGACGGAAAAGTAGCCATGAAAATTGGTGGAGGTAACTGGTCGCCTTCTGGAGGAGATTGGAATCTTAGAACATACGGAAACGGTTATGCAGTTTGGGACAAAGGTGTTGTGGTAACAGTACCAGAATTAACTATTGATACACCAAACGGTAATCATGCAGATGGTTGTGCAACATTAGAAATGTCTGCAACTGCAGGTACAATATATTATACTTTAGACGGTTCAACACCAACTACATCTAGTGCAGTATATACTAGTAGTGTAGAAGTTTGTGGCTCGTTAGGAGAAACTAAAACAGTTAATGCAATTGCAATTAACGAAAATGGATCATCTGCTGTTCAGTCTGTAACATTTACATACGAAGAAGCTCCATCAATGACCGTTTATTTTAAACCGTCTTGCGGAGATCCAACTATATATTTCTGGGGTGTTGTTGGCGGATCAGCAACTACAACATGGCCAGGAGAGTCTATGCAACCTTCTGCTAAATACGATGGATATTATGAATATACATTAGAAGGAAGCTGTACTAATCTTATTTTGTTGTGTGGTAATAGTAAAATTACAGATGATGAAATGAATATTTGTGGAGATGTTTGGTACGATAACGGTTGGGTTTCAGAACCAATTGTGGAAGATGATACGCAAGCCCCAACTCTGGGTATTACACCAAATGGAGGAGAACATCAAGGGAGTGTGTCGGTTACTTTAACAGCAACTGATAACGCCGATGACCAACCCGTTATTTACTACTCTACAGATGGTTCTACACCATCAATTCAAGCCTCATCATCTGTTTCTTTTACTTTATTAGAAGATGCAACAGTTCGTGCTTTTTCAGTAGATGCTTCTGGAAATCAGTCGACAGAAATTACTAAAAACTTTACTGTTGTACCTGTAGAAGGTGGTTTTACAGTAAGAGTACAAGGTTTAAATTTAATACATCACTGGGGAGCATCTCCAGTCGGTAGCTTAACAAGTTCTGCTTGGCCAGGTGTTCAAATGAGTCAGGAGAATGGATGGTATGTATTCCAATTTCCATCTACAGTAGTATCATCAAACCTACTTTTCCATGATAACAATGGTAATAAAACAGCAGATTTATCAAGAGATAAAGATGGATGGTATAAAGATGGTGTTTGGTATGATCAAGAGCCAGTAGCGGCATCAGGATTAACAATTCACTACAAATCTTCTTGGGGTAGTAGTACAAAAATGCATTATTGGGGAGCATCAGATGGGTCTTCAAGTGCATGGCCAGGAGTAACAATGAGTAGCGAAGGTAACGGGTGGTATACCTATACTTTAGAAGGTGTAACCTCTACAAATTTATTATTCCATAATGGTAGTGGAGCACAAACAGGAGATTTATCAAGAGCATCGGAAGGATGGTACAAAGATGGAGTATGGTACAATCAAAACCCTGAAGGGTCGTCTGCAAGAACAAGTGCGAATGATTTAGGGTTAAATTCTCTAGAAGCAGAATTATCTGTATTCCCAACACTGATCACAAATAGCTTTAGCATCAAATTCTCTTTAGAAAATGAAGGCAATGTAGATGTGAGATTATTTTCTGTAAACGGAGGTGAGGTTATGCTTCCAGTGCAGAAAGTATTGTCTGCAGGAAATCATAAGCTAGATATTGCTCCAATGGATTTAAAATCAGGAGTATATGTAGTTAAAGTGCAAGTTGCGGGTCAAAACTATATTAGAAAAGTTATCAAGCAGTAAATAGTAGTAAGAATTGATATTTGAATAGAAACGGCTTCAATAGTTTTATTGGAGTCGTTTTTTTTACCCATAAACATCATAAATTTAAATTTGTTAACGTAAAACTTCTGTCAACTTATATAAGCTAATTGTTCTGATAGTATATAAAACTAAAATGAACAATTATGATTAAGAACTTAATTTTACTATTCTCTTTATTATCTATCATCTCTTGTAAAAATGATACAACAGAAGAGATCGTTCCTGAGCTAAAAGAAGAAACCAAAATCGAAACAAAAAAAGCAGAAACTGACGCTGAATCAGAAAAGGAAGAAAAAGTAGCAACTCCTTTGACCTCTAAATTCAATAACAAAGAATACTTAATTTCTAGTTATTCATTTAATAAAGCTAACGTTAAATTAACTTTTAACTACGATAAGAATAACCTTGTAATTGGAGGAGAATTTAAAGATGCAACGTATACCGTAGATTACACAAATGGAAAAGTTTCTAAGATTGATATTTTAAACGGGGCAAAAATTGACATTACGTATAACGGTAATACAATTACGCAAGAAGTGACCAATACTAATTTTTATAACGACAAAATTGTATACACTTTAAATACAGATGGTAAGGTTATTAAAATCAAAAACTCAACGGGACTTATTGATTTAGAATTTGACTATGATGCTAATGGTAATGTCAAAAAATCTTTAGAAGTTGATACGGGTAAGGAGTGGGAACATAATTTTTCTGATCAAATTGATAGCCCATATGTTCCTGTAAGAGAGGTTATGAGGTATCTTCAGTTGTTAATGGGTAAAGATCTTCATCAATCTATAGAGACGGAATCTACAAATAGATTAGCGAAATGGTATGGTTGGGATTATATTTATACTGAATCAGATTTATCATTTACGCAAGAACTAAAAGGACAAACGTCACTTACTAAAGTAGCGTTTAAAAAGCTGTAATTTCTATTTTATAGCACAAGTATTTTATGCTCAAAAAATCCCTATTATAACATAATGTTGTAACAGGGATTTTTTTTGTTTCTTGAAAATAGGGCTATTATTATCTATAAATCTTCTGCATTAATTACAATAATCAGTTGCTTAGTGGTGTCTACCTTTTTACTTTTAATGGTGTTACATTTTAAAGTATCATTATAAACTACTTTTGCTTTTTTTCCATTTATAGTTGCAGATTTTGCTTTCTTAGCTCCCATAAATTCAACCTGGTATGTACGGTTTTTTAGTTGATTTGCAAAGTTACCTTCTTCTGGAGTTATCGTTATTTTATGCGTATTATCTTTTCTTTTATAAGTTAAATTGGTTACGGTATACTCTCCTTTTTTGTAATTGATACTTGTTCCGTCATCTTCATATAGTTTGAAACTACTTTCTTGATTTTGTAATCCAGGGTAGCATTTTACACGAAGATTCTGAATAGAAGAAGTCGTCATTCTAGGCGTGTAATCTTGCATTGGTATGGGTAGGCCACCTTTAATAAACAAAGGAAAGGCATTGATGTCTGCAGAAGAAGTGATTACTTGATCGCCCTCAAATTTTTCTTGATTAAAGAAATGATACCACACACCTTCTGGTAACCAGACATCTTGAGAAGCTATTTTATTGTCACCCTTACCTGCAGAAGTGATCGGAGCAGAAATAAATGCATCACCCCATAAATATTGATTCTCGTGTAGGTAGGCTTCTTCTGTTTCTGGATATTCTAAATACATTCCTCTTAATACAGGTAGTGTCTCAGTATGTGCTTGCCAAACAGTAGAATAAATGTAGGGCATTAATTCTGAGCGTAAATGATAAATAATCTGCATACTTTTTTCTGCAGTTTCACCCCATAACCAAGGGCGTCTATCTAAGTTTTCATCATAAACAGAATGAATTCTCAACGATGTGTTTGTTAAACCAAATTGCGTCCATCTAGTATACAATTCCCATGCTTTATCTTTTGGCTCTCCAAAGAAACCTCCAATATCATGTGCCCAAAAGAAACAACCAGCATTGCCACTATTTACGGTAAAAGGAACCTGAAATTTTAACGACTCCCAACTGCCTACATAATCTCCAGAAAATTGAATAGGGTAGCGGTGGCTTCCAAAACCAGACCATCTGCTGTAGTTCATTCCACGTTTATTGTCTTTCTTAGAATTAAGAAAATAAAGGTGGTTTAACCATTCTAAATGTGTTAAACCATTTATGCCTCTAACATACGGGTACAAGTAATCTTGTTGCCAATCTAACCACCAAAAGTCAACACCTAAGGCTTCGTTAGGAGCTAGAGCATAATTAAAAAAAGCATTCATGTACGTAGAATCACTTGCATCAAATAAAGGTGTTGGGTCTGTAGGTTTTTTAGAAAGGCTTTCCATAAATTGAGCATAAGTAGCTTCATGGTTTCTTATGCCGTCATGAGGGTGATCGTTTAAACTAATATGCAAGTGTTCTTTTTTCATCTCACTTAATAAAGCTTGTGGGTTAGGAATTAGTTCTTTATTCCAAGTGTACCCTGTCCAACCTCTATTACCTGCATGCCCAGTACCTTCTTTTGCTTCTTTTTGTGTATGCCAACCCATATCAAAAACCATCACATCTAAAGGGAAATCATGTTCTTTGTACTCTTGAATTAATGCTCTGTATTCATCAGCAGTATAATCCCACCATCTGCAATACCAAGCACCTAATGCATATTTTTGAGGCATCGGAACTTCTCCACTAATGGCTGTTAGTGCTTTAAGTGCTGCTTTATAATCTGTATCATAAGCAAAAAAGTACCTGTCCATAATACTATTTTTACTACGGTTTTCAATCCAGTTGTCTTTTAAAATTGGTTTATAATCGTCTTTAATAATAAACCAACCCTCTCTACTTAAAAGGCCGTTATCAACTTCAATTTCTCCATTCATGCCATCAAGAGTAGGTACTGTACCACCCAAGTTTGAGGCTTTATCATTCTCCTGATAAATCATGAATCGCTTTTCTTCATTTCCTTTCTTATAGAAAATCTTAAAATTGGTCTGTCCAAATGGAAACCCATCAGTATAATATTCTACCCTCATTCTTGAAGTTGAAATATGCACCCATCCATCGTCTTTTTTAATGACCTCAAAATCTGAAGTTCTTGCCGTTCTGTTGGCCGCAAAAAGAGTTGGATCGTCTACAAAATCTTGGTCTACCGCATACTCTAAACGAATTAGTTCTGGGGTGATAACAGTAAATCTTGCATTGCCTAAAACTATGGGGTTAGTTTGTGCAAATAGGGTTAAGTTAATGATCAATAGACCAATTAAAGAGCTAATAAATTTCATGTTTTTTAGGTTGTTTATTAAAAATTAGAGTAGTTTTTGATCAATGAAATTGCTTAGAATACCTACTTTTCACACAGGTATTCTAAGTCTCATTTCTATTAGATTTTTTTATCGATTGAATATTTTAATTTGCTCATTTTAAATAACTGAGCAGTAGTTGCTTTCTTAAATGGAATCAACGTGAAAGCGTATTCGTATTCTTTAGAAGGATCGAGCATATATTTAGGCATTGCTCTTGCACCCCAAGTATTTACACCGCCAACACCTTCTTGTATCATATCTAAATGCCATTGAACAAAATCAACTTTTTTAATTTGATACGGATGTCTTTGATCGTGACGAAGATTTTTAGGATAATTGTATCCTCCTTTCCCAGCATCAAGTGCTTCATCTGTGTAGTTCATTGCATTGGTGTTTAGCAGTGATGTACCATTAGAAACTGCAAGTAAACCTTGTCCTTTTTTGTTTTTCATGGCCACCCACCTGATGTCTGTGTGGTTGCCCATTTCCTGAGGTCGGATAAAAGGAATCGTTACATTTTCGGTGTTTTTACTGTATAAATCTACATCGGTAGCCCAATTTCTATCACTATAATTTTCTTCTGGTCCTCTACCAAAATAGATCATGTTATTAAAGGCTTTTGGTAACATCATGCGCATACCCACTCTTAATAATTCGGGCATTTTATCAGCTTTCTCCATGCCGTTTAATTTTGCATTTACTTGTAAAACACCATCACCAAACAAAGTATATTGAACAGCAAAAGTAGTGTTTACGGCAGGTAAATTATAAGTAACAAGAACATTATAAACGCTTTCCGTTTTAGCAGAAACCTTTACCTCTTTTATTGTAAACTCTTGGGTAGCCACTTTCCAATCTTTTGCTTTAACCCAAGTATATGCCCCCATATCATTACAAGTAAGTGCCCTCCAAAAACTTGGTGTTAAACCACTATTATCATGAATATATTCTATGCCTTTGTATCTGTAAGAAGTAATTGTTTTAGCATCTTTAGAAAATAGAAATCTTACATTTTTATTAGATAATAAAACTACGTTTTCTGTTTCTGTCAATATTAAAGCCGTCGAGGGTGTAATGCTTGTATATAGAATTTCTGAAGGTAAAGTAAATTGTTCAGAAGCAACGGTGTACCCTTTTGGTTTAAAAGAATCGGCCTCGTTTGTAATTACAGAAAAGTGAATAAAGTATTCTTTTCCTTTTGGCAGATTTTTAACTGGGAGCCTAATTTTTTCTGTTTGATGTGGTGCTGTAGTAAAATGCATTGCATCAAAAGAGTGGACTATTTTTCCTTCAGCTTTAACAATGGCTTTCACAGTAAACTTATCCATAGAAGTAAAGTCGTACCAATTCTTCATTTCAAATTCACCTTTTGATAAATCCGTGGCCTTGAATTTTACATTCTGATATCCCTTTTTTACCGTTAGACTACTTGGCTTTAAATTCCGATCAGAATCTACAATTCCATTGGCAAGGAAAGACCCATCAGAAGGAACATTTTTAGGACCAAAATCTGCTCCGTATGCTAAAAAAGCATTTCCATCTTTGTCTGTTGTATGTAAACCTTGGTCTACCCAATCCCAAATATAACCACCTTGTAAGTTCTCATACTTATCAAAAAGTGCAGTGTACTCTTCAAATCCACCGCCAGAATTTCCCATAAAATGTTCATACTCACACTGAATTAGTGGTCTGTCTTTGTATTCTTTTGCATATTTCTCCATCCAATCGTGTCCAGCATACATTGGGCAATAAATGTCTGTATTCCATTCTAAACCAGCACGTTCGTATTGAACAGGAATTGTAGTTACACTTTTTAAATAATTATAAGATTGATAAAAGTTGTACCCATTTCCAGATTCATTTCCTAACGACCAAGTAACAATACAAGGATAGTTTTTATCTCTTTCGTACATTCTTCTTGTACGGTCTACAATTGCTTTTTCGAAAGATGGATTATTACTAATTGCTTTACCTTTTTGCAGACTGTATCCCATTCCATGCGACTCAATATTTGCTTCGTCTACTACATACATTCCAAATTCTGTACACAACTCATAAAACTTTCTTGGCTGAGGGTAATGTGATGTCCTGATGGCATTAATATTTAATTGCTTCATTAATTTAATGTCCTTTTTCATCAGTTCTTCATCTACCACATGGCCAGTGTAGGCATTATGTTCATGTAGATTTACCCCTTTTACAATTATAGGCTTACCGTTAACCAAGAATAAACCGTCTTTTATTTCTGCACTTCTAAAACCAATTCTTTCAGATGTTGATTGAATGATTTTATTGTCTTTTTTTACCGTGATTAATAAGGTATATAAAGAAGGTTTCTCTGCCGACCAAATTGCAGCATTCTTTACAATATGTTGCTTTTTGATGTGGACGCTAGCCCCACCTTTTATATCAAGTTCTTTTAATTGTTCAATTACAGGCTTTTTGATGAGATCAAGCACTTTACCTTCAAACAATTGATAGTTAACGGATACTTTTTCTGTTTTATTAGAAGAGTTATTTAAAGTAATATCAAGTGCTAAACTTCCATCTTTATACTCATTTTTTAAAGTTGTAATAGCACCAAAATCTTCAATACTCACTTTATGCTGAGTAATTAGAAAAATATCTCTTTCAATACCACTCAGTCTCCAAAAATCTTGACATTCTAAATAAGAAGCATCAGACCATCTATAGACCTTAAAAGAAACGGTATTTTTTCCCTCTTTTAAATAAGAGGAGATATTAAATTCTGAAGGGACTTTAGAACCCTGTGTATATCCTACTTCTTTTCCATTTACATATACAAAAGCAGCAGATTTAATGGCTCCAATATGTAGAATAACATCTTGATATTTGTGTGTAGCGTTCAAATCAAATTCTTTGAAATAAAGGCCAACAGGATTGTTTTTTATAGGGACAAAAGGAGGTTTTGGAGCAGACATTTCAGTATATCCTTTTGTACGTTCTCTTGTATCAGCAAAAGGATAATAATCATTTGTATAAATAGGCGTACCAAAGCCTTCAACTTCCCAATTGGCAGGGACATTGATTAACGACCAGTCTGTGTGATCAAATGTTGAAAGATAAAAACCAACAGGTACTTCTGTATCATTCTCTAGTAATTTAAATTTCCACTTACCATTTAGTGATTGATAATTAGCTGATGTTTCATATGTATTATTCAATGCCTTTAGCTCGTCTTCAAAAGGGAAAAATGCCGCTCTAGGCGCCATCTTATTTACGCTAATTACAGTTGGGTTTTCTATATAACTATGAGGGATTCTATCTTGAGAAATCCCAATTATAGGAAATAAACAAGTAAGGAAAGTAAGTAGTATTTTATGCATTGTGGTTGTATATTTTTAATAAGTAATAAAAAATATATAAAAGTATGTTTTTGTTGTTGTTTTACAAATATTACAATTTTTATCCTCTAAAAAAGGTGAGGTTACAATTGTTAGGATTTATTATCAAAACCTATTGTAATTATTAAAAATAGCTTTAATGTTATTAAAATGTATATATTCAGTTCTTATAGTCGTCCTTTGATATCTTAAGTTTTGTATTAATTACAATTATTTTAAAATAGTTTTTATTTAATAATAAAAATTATTTAATTGCGTTACCAAAACAATAATTAATGCATGACTTAATCACAATCAATTAACCGCATGAAACAATTAACTACAACTTCTAATCATTTACTCTTACTTTTTTTGCTTTGCTTAGCAACCAATCTAGACCTCTTTGCACAAGGACAGAAAGTAAGCGGAACTGTAAGTGAACCAAAAGGAACGTTTTTACCAGGGGTAAGCGTACTTATTAAAGGAACAACACATGGATCAATCACTGATTATGATGGTAAATTCGATCTAGAAATACCATCAGGAACAAAAGACCCAATACTGATATTTAGATATCTGGGTTACAAAACACAAGAACTACCAGTAGGAACTAAAAGCGTATTTAACATCACCTTAATAGAAGATGCAGAGCAACTAAAAGAAGTTGTTGTGGTCGGCTTTGGTGAACAGAAAAAAGAAAACGTAACGGGTTCATTAGAAACAATGGACAAAAAACTAATTAAAGACAGACCTGTAACATCTACATCATCTTTATTTCAGGGAACAATGCCAGGAGTAGTAGCCACACAAACTTCTGGACAGCCAGGAGCAGACAATATGTCGATTATTGTTCGTGGATCATCCTCAATCAATTCAACACCTGCACTAATTATTGTAGATGGTATGCCAGCAGAAATGAACAATATTAACCCTCAAGATATTGAAAGCATGACTGTATTAAAAGATGCGGCTGCAACTGCAATCTATGGTGCAAGAGCTGCAGGTGGCGTAATTCTAATCACAACAAAAAGAGGAGAAGATGGGAAAGTTTCTTTTGGATATAACGGTTATGTAGGCCTTCAAACTCCTACCAAAGAACATCAATTTGTTGGTGCGGTAGATTACATGGAAATGCGTAACCAAGCAAGGGTAAACGATGGTGCATTACCACTCTATACAGAAGACCAAATTAACGAGTACAGAGATGGAACAAAACAAGGAGCAAATTGGAGAGAGTCGATTCTAAAAAGTAGTGCCTTACAACAGCAACACAACTTAACAGTTTCTGGTGGTAGCGATAAGATTAAATACTATGGTTCTGGTTCATTTTTCGATCAAGAAGGGTTAACAGCAAACACTAACTTTCAGCGTTATAATATGAGAATGAATGTGGATGCTAAAATTAATGACCGTTTAAATACACATTTTAGAACACATATTGCGAATTCTAGCCGTACTCAACCTACAAGAAGTGTTGGCTCTGCATTTTACAATGCGAATATTTATTCTCCTGTAGATCCTGTTAAATGGGATAACGGAGAATGGAATTATGTAAGAAATGGTAACCCTCAAAGATGGTTAGAAGAAGGTGGCGATCGTATTAGTGATTTGATGTATACACAAATGATGTTAGGTGCAGATTATAAGATTGCAAATGGCCTTACTGCCTACATAGATTACAACATGAATTATATGCATGATAGAGGTACTGCATTTAACAACCAACACGATTACTACGGAGCAAATGGAGATTTAGTGAAATCTGAACCTAACTGGTACGAAGATTATAATGCTTCTAATCTTTACAGTGGCTTACAAGCACGTTTAGATTACGAAAAGAATTTTGCCAACCATTATATAAAGGGTATGATTGGCTATTCTCATGAGTCGAAAACAAACAACAATGGGCAAATGACGAAGTACAACTACCTTACAAATTCAATTCATGTAATTGATGGAGGGAGTATGAACCCTACAGATTGGAGAATGGATGGAACAGCATCTGAATGGGCTATTCAGTCAGTTTATGCACGTTTAAATTATGCTTTTAAAGATAAATATTTGTTCGAAGCAAATGTA is a genomic window of Flammeovirga pectinis containing:
- a CDS encoding starch-binding protein, encoding MKKQLLQLTTWISLLLIIASYNVEAQESGRGDVLLQGFRWEAADAAKKDWWTKLNGQVGDIKGAGFDAIWLPPPSDAGDRAGYLPRKWYDLNSNYGTEAELRALISNLDNNNVQAIADIVINHRVGTVGWAGFTEPSLGGCNSICSDDEVNWSENSTEQGAACGDADSGTQYEAARDLNHNSETVRTEIIKWMQWLKNDVGFDGWRYDFVHGFNAYYFSVYNNATDPYLSIGEQWKPYNEIVSWLDGTQNTSSAFDFPLKYTLSDAVQGNYNYLNGVPSITGSRGNQSITFLENHDTEPVRSEYGNNSFPNYTADNGQLLQGYAYILTHPGIPVVFYSHFFDYGIKDAISELIAVRKDNGITNTSYIDVQGQDDNSYYAAIIDGKVAMKIGGGNWSPSGGDWNLRTYGNGYAVWDKGVVVTVPELTIDTPNGNHADGCATLEMSATAGTIYYTLDGSTPTTSSAVYTSSVEVCGSLGETKTVNAIAINENGSSAVQSVTFTYEEAPSMTVYFKPSCGDPTIYFWGVVGGSATTTWPGESMQPSAKYDGYYEYTLEGSCTNLILLCGNSKITDDEMNICGDVWYDNGWVSEPIVEDDTQAPTLGITPNGGEHQGSVSVTLTATDNADDQPVIYYSTDGSTPSIQASSSVSFTLLEDATVRAFSVDASGNQSTEITKNFTVVPVEGGFTVRVQGLNLIHHWGASPVGSLTSSAWPGVQMSQENGWYVFQFPSTVVSSNLLFHDNNGNKTADLSRDKDGWYKDGVWYDQEPVAASGLTIHYKSSWGSSTKMHYWGASDGSSSAWPGVTMSSEGNGWYTYTLEGVTSTNLLFHNGSGAQTGDLSRASEGWYKDGVWYNQNPEGSSARTSANDLGLNSLEAELSVFPTLITNSFSIKFSLENEGNVDVRLFSVNGGEVMLPVQKVLSAGNHKLDIAPMDLKSGVYVVKVQVAGQNYIRKVIKQ
- a CDS encoding glycoside hydrolase family 31 protein, encoding MKFISSLIGLLIINLTLFAQTNPIVLGNARFTVITPELIRLEYAVDQDFVDDPTLFAANRTARTSDFEVIKKDDGWVHISTSRMRVEYYTDGFPFGQTNFKIFYKKGNEEKRFMIYQENDKASNLGGTVPTLDGMNGEIEVDNGLLSREGWFIIKDDYKPILKDNWIENRSKNSIMDRYFFAYDTDYKAALKALTAISGEVPMPQKYALGAWYCRWWDYTADEYRALIQEYKEHDFPLDVMVFDMGWHTQKEAKEGTGHAGNRGWTGYTWNKELIPNPQALLSEMKKEHLHISLNDHPHDGIRNHEATYAQFMESLSKKPTDPTPLFDASDSTYMNAFFNYALAPNEALGVDFWWLDWQQDYLYPYVRGINGLTHLEWLNHLYFLNSKKDNKRGMNYSRWSGFGSHRYPIQFSGDYVGSWESLKFQVPFTVNSGNAGCFFWAHDIGGFFGEPKDKAWELYTRWTQFGLTNTSLRIHSVYDENLDRRPWLWGETAEKSMQIIYHLRSELMPYIYSTVWQAHTETLPVLRGMYLEYPETEEAYLHENQYLWGDAFISAPITSAGKGDNKIASQDVWLPEGVWYHFFNQEKFEGDQVITSSADINAFPLFIKGGLPIPMQDYTPRMTTSSIQNLRVKCYPGLQNQESSFKLYEDDGTSINYKKGEYTVTNLTYKRKDNTHKITITPEEGNFANQLKNRTYQVEFMGAKKAKSATINGKKAKVVYNDTLKCNTIKSKKVDTTKQLIIVINAEDL
- a CDS encoding glycoside hydrolase family 2 TIM barrel-domain containing protein gives rise to the protein MHKILLTFLTCLFPIIGISQDRIPHSYIENPTVISVNKMAPRAAFFPFEDELKALNNTYETSANYQSLNGKWKFKLLENDTEVPVGFYLSTFDHTDWSLINVPANWEVEGFGTPIYTNDYYPFADTRERTKGYTEMSAPKPPFVPIKNNPVGLYFKEFDLNATHKYQDVILHIGAIKSAAFVYVNGKEVGYTQGSKVPSEFNISSYLKEGKNTVSFKVYRWSDASYLECQDFWRLSGIERDIFLITQHKVSIEDFGAITTLKNEYKDGSLALDITLNNSSNKTEKVSVNYQLFEGKVLDLIKKPVIEQLKELDIKGGASVHIKKQHIVKNAAIWSAEKPSLYTLLITVKKDNKIIQSTSERIGFRSAEIKDGLFLVNGKPIIVKGVNLHEHNAYTGHVVDEELMKKDIKLMKQLNINAIRTSHYPQPRKFYELCTEFGMYVVDEANIESHGMGYSLQKGKAISNNPSFEKAIVDRTRRMYERDKNYPCIVTWSLGNESGNGYNFYQSYNYLKSVTTIPVQYERAGLEWNTDIYCPMYAGHDWMEKYAKEYKDRPLIQCEYEHFMGNSGGGFEEYTALFDKYENLQGGYIWDWVDQGLHTTDKDGNAFLAYGADFGPKNVPSDGSFLANGIVDSDRNLKPSSLTVKKGYQNVKFKATDLSKGEFEMKNWYDFTSMDKFTVKAIVKAEGKIVHSFDAMHFTTAPHQTEKIRLPVKNLPKGKEYFIHFSVITNEADSFKPKGYTVASEQFTLPSEILYTSITPSTALILTETENVVLLSNKNVRFLFSKDAKTITSYRYKGIEYIHDNSGLTPSFWRALTCNDMGAYTWVKAKDWKVATQEFTIKEVKVSAKTESVYNVLVTYNLPAVNTTFAVQYTLFGDGVLQVNAKLNGMEKADKMPELLRVGMRMMLPKAFNNMIYFGRGPEENYSDRNWATDVDLYSKNTENVTIPFIRPQEMGNHTDIRWVAMKNKKGQGLLAVSNGTSLLNTNAMNYTDEALDAGKGGYNYPKNLRHDQRHPYQIKKVDFVQWHLDMIQEGVGGVNTWGARAMPKYMLDPSKEYEYAFTLIPFKKATTAQLFKMSKLKYSIDKKI
- a CDS encoding SusC/RagA family TonB-linked outer membrane protein, translating into MKQLTTTSNHLLLLFLLCLATNLDLFAQGQKVSGTVSEPKGTFLPGVSVLIKGTTHGSITDYDGKFDLEIPSGTKDPILIFRYLGYKTQELPVGTKSVFNITLIEDAEQLKEVVVVGFGEQKKENVTGSLETMDKKLIKDRPVTSTSSLFQGTMPGVVATQTSGQPGADNMSIIVRGSSSINSTPALIIVDGMPAEMNNINPQDIESMTVLKDAAATAIYGARAAGGVILITTKRGEDGKVSFGYNGYVGLQTPTKEHQFVGAVDYMEMRNQARVNDGALPLYTEDQINEYRDGTKQGANWRESILKSSALQQQHNLTVSGGSDKIKYYGSGSFFDQEGLTANTNFQRYNMRMNVDAKINDRLNTHFRTHIANSSRTQPTRSVGSAFYNANIYSPVDPVKWDNGEWNYVRNGNPQRWLEEGGDRISDLMYTQMMLGADYKIANGLTAYIDYNMNYMHDRGTAFNNQHDYYGANGDLVKSEPNWYEDYNASNLYSGLQARLDYEKNFANHYIKGMIGYSHESKTNNNGQMTKYNYLTNSIHVIDGGSMNPTDWRMDGTASEWAIQSVYARLNYAFKDKYLFEANVRVDGSSKFAQNNRHGVFPSFSAGWRISEEGFLKDADWLTNLKVRASWGQVGNQNIPYYDWTATLATGSAVIGDQGVSSVYYDKTANPNIKWETKETTNIGLEGDFFGRLIGFSVDVFKNRTNDILMNVPVPPQFGYDAPRVNAGVVDNNGWEVSLRHNNSIGEFQYFVNLNMFDNRNNVVDILNTGPWIEDDGRVFTDVGAPMKSWYGYKSDGIYQTDEEALANTAHYELTNGRIKAGDIKLIDSNGDGVIDGDDRELIGDPNPHYMFGINLGGSWKGFDFNILFNGALQRDVVLLNEAAMPFALQATPHEWMKEKAWPNTNELPILREDFTVNDPGRYFSDFWVQDGKYIRLKNVTIGYTFKQSFLSKVGATNARLYVSGDNIWSSSSLWSPTVDPEIDNGGRGSSYPQVSVYTTGVSINF